A genomic region of Devosia ginsengisoli contains the following coding sequences:
- the flbT gene encoding flagellar biosynthesis repressor FlbT — protein MALKVELKPGEKLLVGNCIITNSDQRTRLFIDGRAPILREKDILTAETANTPAKRIYLAVQLMYIGDDIGLTRDQYFSLVNEFLEAVPSSTEIVNQINNEILTGQLYKALKAAQRLIEYEQDLFSNASTGR, from the coding sequence ATGGCGCTCAAGGTGGAGCTCAAGCCGGGCGAAAAGCTGCTGGTGGGCAACTGCATCATCACCAATTCCGATCAGCGCACGCGCCTGTTCATCGATGGCCGTGCGCCCATTCTGCGGGAAAAGGACATCCTGACCGCCGAAACGGCCAATACGCCGGCCAAGCGCATCTATCTGGCGGTGCAGCTGATGTATATCGGGGATGATATCGGGCTGACGCGGGACCAGTATTTTTCGCTGGTCAACGAGTTTCTCGAAGCCGTCCCCTCATCCACAGAAATAGTAAACCAAATCAACAACGAGATATTAACCGGGCAACTGTACAAGGCTCTGAAGGCTGCTCAACGCCTCATCGAGTACGAACAGGATCTCTTCTCCAATGCATCAACAGGGCGCTAG
- a CDS encoding flagellin codes for MSDISLSKAVRSNLLSLQKTAELMATTQGRLSTGNKVNSALDNPTNFFTASSLNARAGDLNALMDSMANGIQTLEAADNGLTSITKTLESMQSTLRQARQDKSFQTASYSLDPDTLGIGTIETLDFTGGAFGDDTGSITLHNTVKRGNNGFVNAGGTAGKGGSLTIETDSLNGGTAITVNFTAADTAETTAAKINSTISALGEKGGVSARVVNGQLEIASAKGDDITLTGTDAEFIGLVSGGPVAATAATRVGGAAVADPVPGFSFTINGQEVSIPATDLADATANGTSIAAAISSSSAAQAAGVTATSAAGVITLTNADGQNFTLDGAGLSSIGLTAGASTNGVPASGTVTTVDQANAVKTIDALVSEINNDPALRTKIRASNDNAKLRIENLSTQTLNIAGVTSSGIIDGTSFGAATIVGNSVRADLAEQFNELRDQLDKLSDDASFNGINLLRGDNLKITFNETGTSTITIQTKDGQALNSANLSLYNLTADQLDADADIDSLLNDVKSALAHVRTQSSTFGSNLSIVQNRQDFTKEMINTLQTGAANLTLADMNEEAANLLALQTRQSLSSSSLSLASQADQSVLQLLQ; via the coding sequence ATGTCCGATATCTCTCTCTCGAAAGCCGTTCGGTCGAACCTGCTTTCGCTGCAGAAAACCGCCGAGCTCATGGCCACGACCCAGGGGCGCCTGTCCACCGGTAACAAGGTGAACTCGGCCCTGGACAATCCGACCAACTTTTTCACCGCCTCATCCCTCAATGCGCGTGCCGGCGACCTGAACGCGCTGATGGACTCGATGGCCAACGGCATCCAGACCCTGGAAGCCGCCGATAACGGCCTGACCTCGATCACCAAGACGCTGGAATCGATGCAGTCCACCCTGCGCCAGGCGCGCCAGGACAAGAGCTTTCAGACCGCTTCCTATTCGCTGGATCCCGATACGCTGGGCATCGGCACGATCGAAACGCTGGATTTCACTGGCGGCGCCTTCGGCGACGACACCGGCTCGATCACGCTGCACAACACGGTCAAGCGCGGCAATAACGGCTTCGTCAATGCCGGCGGCACCGCCGGCAAGGGCGGCTCGCTGACCATCGAGACCGACAGTCTCAATGGCGGCACGGCCATCACCGTGAACTTCACGGCGGCCGATACTGCCGAAACCACTGCGGCCAAGATCAATTCCACCATCAGCGCGCTCGGCGAAAAGGGCGGCGTCAGCGCCCGTGTCGTCAACGGCCAGCTCGAGATTGCCAGCGCCAAGGGCGATGACATCACCCTGACCGGTACCGATGCCGAATTCATCGGCCTGGTCTCCGGCGGTCCGGTGGCGGCAACTGCGGCCACCCGCGTCGGCGGCGCAGCCGTGGCTGACCCGGTTCCGGGTTTCAGCTTCACCATCAACGGCCAGGAAGTCAGCATCCCCGCCACCGACCTGGCTGACGCTACCGCCAACGGCACGTCCATCGCTGCCGCCATCTCCAGCTCGTCTGCCGCCCAGGCCGCAGGCGTTACGGCGACCAGCGCTGCCGGCGTCATTACCCTGACCAATGCCGATGGCCAGAACTTCACGCTCGATGGGGCGGGCCTGTCGAGCATCGGCCTGACTGCCGGCGCCTCCACGAACGGCGTGCCGGCTTCGGGTACGGTGACGACCGTCGACCAGGCCAACGCCGTCAAGACCATCGACGCGCTGGTCAGCGAGATCAACAACGACCCTGCTTTGCGGACCAAGATCCGCGCCAGCAACGACAATGCCAAGCTGCGCATCGAGAACCTGTCGACCCAGACGCTCAATATTGCCGGCGTGACCTCGTCGGGCATTATCGACGGCACCTCGTTCGGTGCGGCGACGATCGTGGGCAACTCGGTTCGCGCCGACCTGGCCGAGCAGTTCAACGAGCTGCGCGACCAGCTCGACAAGCTCAGCGATGACGCCTCGTTCAACGGCATCAACCTGCTGCGCGGCGACAATCTGAAGATCACCTTCAACGAGACGGGCACCTCGACCATCACCATCCAGACCAAGGATGGCCAGGCGCTCAACTCGGCCAATCTGAGCCTCTACAACCTCACCGCCGACCAGCTCGATGCCGATGCCGATATCGACAGCCTGCTCAACGACGTGAAGAGCGCCCTGGCCCATGTGCGGACCCAGTCCTCGACCTTCGGTTCGAACCTGTCGATCGTGCAGAACCGCCAGGACTTCACCAAGGAAATGATCAACACGCTGCAGACCGGCGCCGCCAACCTGACGCTGGCCGACATGAACGAGGAAGCCGCCAACCTGCTGGCCCTGCAGACCCGCCAGTCGCTATCGAGCTCCTCGCTCTCGCTGGCCAGCCAGGCCGACCAGTCGGTTCTCCAGCTCCTTCAGTAA
- the flaF gene encoding flagellar biosynthesis regulator FlaF — protein sequence MHQQGASAYQQTAKIVESSRERESALLMKAAAGLQKIKDEWPDSYDSLKPALTFNRKLWTIFMASVTKDDSPLPHDVRQNIANLGMFIMNQTRDILLDVNPQPQQLDVLVRLNRQIAAGLRGM from the coding sequence ATGCATCAACAGGGCGCTAGCGCGTACCAGCAGACCGCCAAGATCGTCGAATCGTCCCGTGAGCGCGAATCCGCGCTGCTGATGAAGGCGGCGGCCGGCCTGCAGAAGATCAAGGACGAGTGGCCCGACAGCTACGACAGCCTGAAGCCCGCCCTGACCTTCAACCGCAAGCTGTGGACCATTTTCATGGCTTCGGTGACCAAGGACGACAGCCCCTTGCCCCATGATGTGCGCCAGAACATCGCCAATCTGGGCATGTTCATCATGAACCAGACGCGCGACATCCTGCTCGACGTCAATCCGCAGCCCCAGCAGCTCGACGTGCTGGTGCGGCTCAACCGCCAGATCGCCGCCGGCCTGCGCGGCATGTAA
- a CDS encoding flagellin, translating to MGDISLSKAVRSNLLSLQSTASMMAKTQERLATGNKVNSALDNPTNFFTAQGLNSRAGDLNQLMDSMANGIQTLEAADNGLTSITKTLESMQSTLRQARQDKSFQTASYTVGAGLTSAQNISFSGGAIGDTPVDIALGTAAVGATAATYDGGSVDFSAADPDLSGLENETISVNGAVVYTFTDQAAGQKADLLAALDAATGGTTTADATGVHISVADGTNFSIQASDAAVTTATGIAATVATTTDGVAAVAAAAKSVDTLVSEINNNADLKGKVRASNDNGKLRIENQSTQDLDVDGVSSSGAIDGVSTGATSIDGNSVRADLANQFNELRDQLDKLADDASFNGINLLRGDNLKLTFNETGTSTIDIQTKEGASINAANLGVLNIEDKDLDSDTNIDTLLGNLKTALNDVRSQSSTFGSNLSIVQNRQDFTKNMINTLQTGAANLTLADMNEEAANLLALQTRQSLSSSSLSLASQADQSVLQLIR from the coding sequence ATGGGTGATATCTCCCTCTCGAAAGCCGTTCGCTCGAACCTGCTTTCCCTCCAGAGCACCGCTTCCATGATGGCCAAGACGCAGGAGCGTCTCGCTACTGGTAACAAGGTGAACTCGGCTCTCGACAACCCCACCAACTTCTTCACCGCTCAGGGCCTCAACAGCCGCGCTGGCGACCTGAACCAGCTGATGGACTCGATGGCAAACGGCATCCAGACCCTGGAAGCCGCCGATAACGGCCTGACCTCGATCACCAAGACCCTGGAATCGATGCAGTCGACCCTGCGCCAGGCTCGCCAGGACAAGTCGTTCCAGACCGCCTCGTATACGGTGGGTGCCGGCCTGACCTCTGCCCAGAACATCTCGTTCTCGGGTGGCGCGATCGGTGACACGCCTGTCGATATCGCCCTGGGCACTGCCGCTGTCGGCGCTACCGCCGCGACCTATGACGGCGGCTCGGTTGACTTTTCGGCTGCTGATCCGGACCTGTCGGGTCTCGAAAACGAGACGATCTCTGTCAACGGCGCGGTTGTCTATACCTTTACCGACCAGGCTGCAGGTCAGAAGGCCGACCTGCTCGCCGCCCTCGACGCCGCTACCGGCGGTACGACCACCGCGGATGCCACTGGCGTCCACATTTCGGTGGCTGACGGTACCAACTTCTCGATCCAGGCCAGCGACGCTGCGGTTACGACCGCCACGGGTATCGCTGCCACTGTTGCGACCACCACCGACGGCGTTGCCGCCGTTGCCGCCGCCGCCAAGAGCGTCGACACCCTGGTCTCCGAGATCAACAACAATGCCGATCTCAAGGGCAAGGTTCGCGCTTCGAACGACAACGGGAAGCTGCGCATCGAAAACCAGTCCACGCAGGATCTGGATGTCGATGGCGTTTCGTCCTCGGGCGCCATTGACGGCGTCTCGACCGGTGCTACCTCGATCGATGGCAACTCGGTTCGCGCCGACCTGGCCAACCAGTTCAACGAACTGCGCGACCAGCTCGACAAGCTCGCCGATGACGCCTCGTTCAACGGTATCAACCTGCTCCGTGGCGACAACCTGAAGCTGACCTTCAACGAGACCGGCACTTCGACCATCGACATCCAGACCAAGGAAGGCGCTTCCATCAACGCCGCCAACCTGGGCGTCCTGAATATCGAAGACAAGGATCTCGACAGCGACACCAACATCGACACGCTGCTGGGCAACCTCAAGACTGCCCTGAACGACGTGCGTTCGCAGTCTTCGACCTTCGGTTCGAACCTGTCGATCGTGCAGAACCGTCAGGACTTCACCAAGAACATGATCAACACGCTGCAGACTGGCGCCGCCAATCTGACGCTGGCCGACATGAACGAAGAAGCCGCCAACCTGCTGGCCCTGCAGACCCGCCAGTCGCTGTCGAGCTCCTCGCTCTCGCTGGCTTCGCAGGCCGACCAGTCGGTCCTCCAGCTGATCCGTTAA